The sequence GAACGCGCAGGAGATCGCGTCGACACTGGTCGATGCGTTCATGGCCGGCGTTGACGACGAAGGCGACGATCCGGGAGCCGACAACGTCCTGGGCGTCGACGAACTGCACATCGTGTTCACCGAGTTCCGGTCGATGTTGTCGCAGACGGCGATCGCGCGGCGGATCGCCCCGATGGAGGTCGAGTACAGCGAAGAGGACACCGGTCTGCACACCCTGTTCTCGTTCGAGCCCGACGCGGAAACGCTGTTCGCCGCGCTGCTGCCGCGGTACATCTCCACCCGCATCTTCGCCGCGCTGCTCGAGGCGGCGGCGTCGGAGTCGGCGTCACGCAGGCGGGCCATGAAGTCGGCTACCGACAATGCCGACGAGCTCATCACGGATCTGACGTTGCAGGCCAACCGTGAACGCCAGGCGCAGATCACCCAGGAAATCAGCGAGATCGTCGGCGGCGCCAACGCGCTGGCCGACGCCCAGAGTTAGCACGCAGAGGAAGCGAAACCAGATATGACTGCTACCGCCGAACGCGAGACGAAGAAGTCCGGCGCCGACACCAACGGACGTGTGGTGCGAGTCACCGGCCCGGTCGTCGACGTCGAGTTCCCACGCGGCGCCGTTCCAGAACTGTTCAACGCCTTGCACGCCGAGATCGGCTACAAGGACCTGGCGAAGACACTGACGCTGGAGGTCGCCCAGCACCTCGGCGACAACCTGGTGCGCTGCATCTCGATGCAGCCCACCGACGGCCTGGTGCGCGGCGTCGAGGTCATCGACACCGGCGGGTCGATCTCGGTTCCTGTCGGTGACGGCGTCAAGGGCCATGTGTTCAACGCGCTCGGTGACTGCCTCGACGACCCCGGCTACGGCAAGGACTTCGAGAAGTGGTCCATCCACCGCAAGCCACCGGCCTTCAACGAGCTGGAACCCAAGACCGAGATGCTGGAGACCGGCCTGAAGGTCGTCGACCTGCTCACCCCCTACGTGCGCGGCGGCAAGATCGCCCTGTTCGGCGGTGCAGGCGTGGGCAAGACGGTGCTCATCCAGGAGATGATCAACCGCATCGCCCGAAACTTCGGCGGCACTTCGGTGTTCGCCGGGGTGGGCGAGCGCACTCGTGAGGGCAACGACCTCTGGGTCGAGCTCGCCGAGGCCGACGTGCTCAAGGACACCGCACTCGTGTTCGGCCAGATGGACGAACCGCCAGGCACCCGTATGCGGGTGGCGTTGTCGGCGCTGACCATGGCGGAGTTCTTCCGTGACGAGCAGGGCCAGGACGTGCTTCTGTTCATCGACAACATCTTCCGGTTCACCCAGGCCGGCTCCGAGGTGTCGACCCTGCTGGGCCGCATGCCTTCTGCGGTGGGTTACCAGCCGACGCTGGCCGACGAGATGGGTGAGCTGCAGGAGCGCATCACGTCGACCCGTGGCCGGTCCATCACCTCGATGCAGGCCGTGTACGTGCCCGCTGACGACTACACCGACCCGGCGCCTGCGACCACGTTCGCGCACCTGGACGCCACCACGGAGCTGAGCCGTGCGGTGTTCTCGAAGGGCATCTTCCCGGCGGTGGACCCGTTGGCGTCGTCGTCGACGATCCTGGACCCCAGCGTGGTCGGCGACGAACACTACCGGGTGGCGCAGGAAGTCATCCGAATCCTGCAGCGCTACAAGGACCTTCAGGACATCATCGCCATTCTCGGTGTCGATGAGCTGTCCGAGGAGGATAAGCAGCTGGTCAACCGGGCACGGCGGATCGAGCGCTTCCTGAGCCAGAACATGATGGCGGCCGAGCAGTTCACCGGCCAGCCGGGTTCGACGGTTCCGCTGAAGGAAACCATCGAAGCGTTCGACAGGCTGACCAAGGGCGACTTCGACCACCTGCCCGAGCAGGCGTTCTTCCTCATCGGCGGGCTCGACGATCTCGCCAAGAAGGCCGAAAGCCTTGGCGCCAAGCTGGAAGACACGAGCGGCGACGGCGCGCCGGTCGCCAGCGACAGCAGCGACAAGGGCGACAACGGCGACAAGGCGCAGTAGCCATGGCGGAGCTAGACGTCGACATCGTCGCCGTCGAACGTGAAATCTGGTCGGGCAAGGCCACGTTCGTGTTCACCCGCACCACCGCCGGTGAGATCGGCATCCTGCCCCGCCACATCCCGTTGGTCGCCCAGCTCGTCGACGACGCGGTCGTGCGGGTCGAGCGCGAAGGCGAAGACGACCTGCGCATCGCGGTCGACGGCGGCTTCATGTCGGTCACCGACGAGGGCGTGATCATTCTCGCCGAGTCCGCCGAGCTCGAGTCCGAGATCGACTCCGACGCCGCGCGTCAGGACGCCGACTCCGATGATCCAGCAACAGCCGCCAGGGGACGGGCCAGACTCCGTGCCCTGGGTCAGATCGACTAGCGGTCCCGCAGATGAGCGCGTCCATGTGGATCATGGTCGCGCTGGTCGGTGTTCTCTTCGCGGTCGTCGTCGCGCTGAGCTACCGGTTGTGGAAGCTGCGTCAGGTGGGTGGCACCGCGGCGATTCTGCGTGATGTGCCCGCCGTCGGCGGCCACGGCTGGCGCCATGGCGTGATGCGGTACCGCGGTGGGGAGGCCGGCTTCTATCGGTTGTCCAGCCTGCGGTGGTGGCCGGACCGGCGGTTGAGTCGCCGGGGGTTGGAGATCGTGTCGCGCCGCGCACCGCGCGGCGACGAATTCGACATCATGACGCACGAAATCGTGGTGCTGGAGGTCCGAGACGTCAGCCCGGAACGCCGGCGCGGCTATGAGATCGCGTTGGACCGTGGCGCGTTGACGGCGTTCCTGTCCTGGGTGGAGTCGCGGCCGTCACCGCGGGCGCGCCGCCGGGCCCGCTAATCCGTTGCGCCACCGCCGGGTTGCCACAACACGTCGCCGTCGGGGTTTGCCACCCGCGACAGGATGAACAACAGATCCGACAGCCGGTTGAGGTACTTCGCGGGTAGCACGCTGACCCCGTCGCCGTGAATCTCCACGGCCTTCCACGCGGACCGCTCGGCCCGACGCACCACAGTGCGAGCCACATGCAGGAGCGCCGACAGCGCCGTACCGCCTGGCAACACAAAGGAATTCAGTGCCGACAGCGGTTCGTTGAACTCATCGCACCAGGCTTCCAACCGGTCGATGTAGCTCTGCGGAACCCGCAGCGGTGGATATTTGGGGTTCTCCACCACCGGAGTCGACAGATCCGCGCCGGCATCGAAGAGGTCGTTCTGAATCTGCCTGAGCACGTTGAGAATCTGCTCATCGGGGTGACCCAACGCAATCGCCACGCCGATGGCGGCATTGGCTTCGTCGCAGTCGGCGTACGCCTCGAGGCGGGCGTCATTCTTTGACACCCTGCTGAAGTCGCTCAAGCCGGTGGTTCCGTCATCGCCCGTGCGCGTGTAGATGCGGGTCAGATGAACGCCCATGCCGAAACCGTACCCGAAGGACTCGGCATGGCGACTGACACCGTCTTGAGCGCTGTTTACACTGGCCCGCGTGAGTGAGCGTTTCGTGGTCACCGGCGGAAGCCGGCTGTCGGGCGAAGTTGCCGTCGGGGGCGCCAAGAACAGCGTTCTGAAGCTGATGGCGGCCTCGCTGCTGGCGGAGGGCACCACCACGATCACAAACTGCCCGGACATCCTCGACGTGCCGCTGATGGCAGAGGTGCTGCGGGGGCTGGGCGCCACCGTCGAACTGGACTCCGACGTCGTGCGGATCACGTCACCCGACGAGCCCAAATACGACGCCGACTTTGCTGCCGTGCGGCAGTTCCGCGCCTCCGTATGTGTCCTCGGGCCGTTGGTCGGGCGCTGCAAGCGGGCCCGGGTGGCGTTGCCCGGCGGCGACGCGATCGGGTCGCGGCCCCTGGACATGCACCAGGCCGGCCTGCGGCAACTGGGGGCCCGGTGCAACATCGAGCACGGCTGCGTGGTCGCCGAGGCCGACCACCTGCGCGGCGCGGAGATCCAGCTGGAGTTTCCGTCGGTCGGGGCCACCGAAAACATCCTGATGGCCGCCGTCGTGGCTGAGGGCGTGACGACGATCCACAACGCCGCACGCGAGCCCGACGTCGTCGACCTGTGCACCATGCTCAACCAGATGGGCGCCCAGATCTCGGGGGCGGGCACCCCGACGATGACGATCACCGGGGTGGACCGGCTGCATCCGACCGAACACCGGGTGATCGGTGACCGCATCGTCGCCGCGACGTGGGGGATCGCCGCGGCGATGACCCGGGGCGACATCTCAGTGGTCGGCGTCGACCCGCAGCATCTGCAGCTGGTCCTGCACAAGCTCCATGACGTCGGGGCGACCGTCACGCAGGACGACAACGGCTTCCGCGTGGTCCAGTACGAGCGGCCCAAGGCCGTCAACGTCGCCACGCTGCCGTTTCCGGGGTTCCCGACCGACCTGCAGCCGATGGCCATCGCGCTGGCGTCGATCGCCGACGGCACCTCGATGATCACCGAGAACGTGTTCGAGGCGCGGTTCCGGTTCGTCGAGGAGATGGTCCGGCTCGGCGCCGACGCCCGCACCGACGGGCATCACGCCGTGGTCCGGGGCATCCCGCAGCTCTCCAGCGCGCCCGTGTGGTCGTCGGATATCCGCGCCGGTGCCGGCCTGGTCCTGGCGGGCCTGGTGGCTGACGGCGACACCGAGGTCCACGACGTGTTCCACATCGACCGGGGCTATCCGCTGTTCGTGGAGAACCTCAAGAGCCTGGGCGCCGAGATCGAGCGCGTCGCCTGAGCGGGGCCCTGAGCAGCTCGGCAGGGACCGGGGAGGCGGCGTTGGACGCGGCCGGAAGACGGGGTAGTCTTTATTGAGAAGCCAACGGCCCCAGCCAGATCGGCTGGCGGACGTGGTTTGACGTCTCTGTCCACGTGGAGTACAGTGGCAGGGTTGCCTGCACAGCGGGTGTGTTGTTTGAGAACTCAATAGTGTGTTTGGTGGTTTTTGTTTGTTGTTGTTTTTTGCTGCACTCCTTTTTCCCGTTTAGGGGTGTGGTTTTTGTTTTGCCAGATGTTTTCTCTGGACGGTTTTTGTTTGGAGAGTTTGATCCTGGCTCAGGACGAACGCTGGCGGCGTGCTTAACACATGCAAGTCGAACGGAAAGGCTCCTTCGGGGGTACTCGAGTGGCGAACGGGTGAGTAACACGTGGGTGATCTGCCCTGCACTTTGGGATAAGCCTGGGAAACTGGGTCTAATACCGAATACACCCTGCTGGTCGCATGGCCTGGTGGGGGAAAGCTTTTGCGGTGTGGGATGGGCCCGCGGCCTATCAGCTTGTTGGTGGGGTGATGGCCTACCAAGGCGACGACGGGTAGCCGGCCTGAGAGGGTGTCCGGCCACACTGGGACTGAGATACGGCCCAGACTCCTACGGGAGGCAGCAGTGGGGAATATTGCACAATGGGCGCAAGCCTGATGCAGCGACGCCGCGTGGGGGATGACGGCCTTCGGGTTGTAAACCCCTTTCAGTATCGACGAAGCCGTAAGGTGACGGTAGGTACAGAAGAAGCACCGGCCAACTACGTGCCAGCAGCCGCGGTAATACGTAGGGTGCGAGCGTTGTCCGGAATTACTGGGCGTAAAGAGCTCGTAGGTGGTTTGTCGCGTTGTTCGTGAAAACTCACAGCTTAACTGTGGGCGTGCGGGCGATACGGGCAGACTGGAGTACTGCAGGGGAGACTGGAATTCCTGGTGTAGCGGTGGAATGCGCAGATATCAGGAGGAACACCGGTGGCGAAGGCGGGTCTCTGGGCAGTAACTGACGCTGAGGAGCGAAAGCGTGGGGAGCGAACAGGATTAGATACCCTGGTAGTCCACGCCGTAAACGGTGGGTACTAGGTGTGGGTTTCCTTCCTTGGGATCCGTGCCGTAGCTAACGCATTAAGTACCCCGCCTGGGGAGTACGGCCGCAAGGCTAAAACTCAAAGGAATTGACGGGGGCCCGCACAAGCGGCGGAGCATGTGGATTAATTCGATGCAACGCGAAGAACCTTACCTGGGTTTGACATGCACAGGACGCCGGCAGAGATGTCGGTTCCCTTGTGGCCTGTGTGCAGGTGGTGCATGGCTGTCGTCAGCTCGTGTCGTGAGATGTTGGGTTAAGTCCCGCAACGAGCGCAACCCTTGTCTCATGTTGCCAGCACGTGATGGTGGGGACTCGTGAGAGACTGCCGGGGTCAACTCGGAGGAAGGTGGGGATGACGTCAAGTCATCATGCCCCTTATGTCCAGGGCTTCACACATGCTACAATGGCCGGTACAAAGGGCTGCGATGCCGTGAGGTGGAGCGAATCCTTTCAAAGCCGGTCTCAGTTCGGATCGGGGTCTGCAACTCGACCCCGTGAAGTCGGAGTCGCTAGTAATCGCAGATCAGCAACGCTGCGGTGAATACGTTCCCGGGCCTTGTACACACCGCCCGTCACGTCATGAAAGTCGGTAACACCCGAAGCCGGTGGCCTAACCCCTTGTGGGAGGGAGCCGTCGAAGGTGGGATCGGCGATTGGGACGAAGTCGTAACAAGGTAGCCGTACCGGAAGGTGCGGCTGGATCACCTCCTTTCTAAGGAGCACCTGACAACATTTTCCCCCGCCGTCCACACCTGTGGGCATCAGTGCGGTAGGGATCGTCGCCCGGCGCCTGTAGTGGGTGCGGGTGGGTGCACAACAAACGTGCCGGTGGCGGGGATAGCGCCGGCGAAAAACTTGACCAGACACACTATTGGGCTTTGAGACAACAAGCCCGCGGTTGTACTTCCTGTGTGGGGGTGTGGCCGGCCTTTGATCCTCGTTGTGGGGGTTGGGGGTTCTTGTTGTTGCCCTGCTTTGGTGGTGGGGTGTGGTGTTTGATTTGTGGATAGTGGTTGCGAGCATCTGAACAAGACGCGTGCTCCTTTGGGGGTGGGTGTGTTGTTCGGGTAATGCAATTTGTTTCTTCCGAGAAATAGTTTTTGTGTTTGTGTGTAAGTGTTTAAGGGCGCATGGTGGATGCCTTGGCACTGGGAGCCGATGAAGGACGTGGGAGGCTGCGATAAGCCTCGGGGAGCTGTCAACCGAGCGTGGATCCGAGGATGTCCGAATGGGGAAACCCGGCACGAGTGATGTCGTGTCACCAGGCGGTGAATGTATAGCCGTCTGGGGGGAACGCGGGGAAGTGAAACATCTCAGTACCCGTAGGAAGA comes from Mycolicibacterium pulveris and encodes:
- a CDS encoding F0F1 ATP synthase subunit gamma, coding for MAATLRELRGRIRSAGSIKKITKAQELIATSRIAKAQARVEAARPYDREITNMLTELASASALDHPLLVARENPRRAGVLVVSSDRGLCGAYNANLLRRSEELFSLLREEGKEPVLYVVGRKALGYYSFRNWDVTEAWTGFSERPEYENAQEIASTLVDAFMAGVDDEGDDPGADNVLGVDELHIVFTEFRSMLSQTAIARRIAPMEVEYSEEDTGLHTLFSFEPDAETLFAALLPRYISTRIFAALLEAAASESASRRRAMKSATDNADELITDLTLQANRERQAQITQEISEIVGGANALADAQS
- the atpD gene encoding F0F1 ATP synthase subunit beta, with the protein product MTATAERETKKSGADTNGRVVRVTGPVVDVEFPRGAVPELFNALHAEIGYKDLAKTLTLEVAQHLGDNLVRCISMQPTDGLVRGVEVIDTGGSISVPVGDGVKGHVFNALGDCLDDPGYGKDFEKWSIHRKPPAFNELEPKTEMLETGLKVVDLLTPYVRGGKIALFGGAGVGKTVLIQEMINRIARNFGGTSVFAGVGERTREGNDLWVELAEADVLKDTALVFGQMDEPPGTRMRVALSALTMAEFFRDEQGQDVLLFIDNIFRFTQAGSEVSTLLGRMPSAVGYQPTLADEMGELQERITSTRGRSITSMQAVYVPADDYTDPAPATTFAHLDATTELSRAVFSKGIFPAVDPLASSSTILDPSVVGDEHYRVAQEVIRILQRYKDLQDIIAILGVDELSEEDKQLVNRARRIERFLSQNMMAAEQFTGQPGSTVPLKETIEAFDRLTKGDFDHLPEQAFFLIGGLDDLAKKAESLGAKLEDTSGDGAPVASDSSDKGDNGDKAQ
- a CDS encoding F0F1 ATP synthase subunit epsilon, which codes for MAELDVDIVAVEREIWSGKATFVFTRTTAGEIGILPRHIPLVAQLVDDAVVRVEREGEDDLRIAVDGGFMSVTDEGVIILAESAELESEIDSDAARQDADSDDPATAARGRARLRALGQID
- a CDS encoding DUF2550 domain-containing protein: MSASMWIMVALVGVLFAVVVALSYRLWKLRQVGGTAAILRDVPAVGGHGWRHGVMRYRGGEAGFYRLSSLRWWPDRRLSRRGLEIVSRRAPRGDEFDIMTHEIVVLEVRDVSPERRRGYEIALDRGALTAFLSWVESRPSPRARRRAR
- a CDS encoding cob(I)yrinic acid a,c-diamide adenosyltransferase, yielding MGVHLTRIYTRTGDDGTTGLSDFSRVSKNDARLEAYADCDEANAAIGVAIALGHPDEQILNVLRQIQNDLFDAGADLSTPVVENPKYPPLRVPQSYIDRLEAWCDEFNEPLSALNSFVLPGGTALSALLHVARTVVRRAERSAWKAVEIHGDGVSVLPAKYLNRLSDLLFILSRVANPDGDVLWQPGGGATD
- the murA gene encoding UDP-N-acetylglucosamine 1-carboxyvinyltransferase, whose amino-acid sequence is MSERFVVTGGSRLSGEVAVGGAKNSVLKLMAASLLAEGTTTITNCPDILDVPLMAEVLRGLGATVELDSDVVRITSPDEPKYDADFAAVRQFRASVCVLGPLVGRCKRARVALPGGDAIGSRPLDMHQAGLRQLGARCNIEHGCVVAEADHLRGAEIQLEFPSVGATENILMAAVVAEGVTTIHNAAREPDVVDLCTMLNQMGAQISGAGTPTMTITGVDRLHPTEHRVIGDRIVAATWGIAAAMTRGDISVVGVDPQHLQLVLHKLHDVGATVTQDDNGFRVVQYERPKAVNVATLPFPGFPTDLQPMAIALASIADGTSMITENVFEARFRFVEEMVRLGADARTDGHHAVVRGIPQLSSAPVWSSDIRAGAGLVLAGLVADGDTEVHDVFHIDRGYPLFVENLKSLGAEIERVA